The genomic region CAAGAAATTTAACGTTAATGTTGATAAAGTGTTTATCAACATTAATATGGTTTCGGCAATAAAGAACATTCTTTATCTTTCCAGCCAGCCAACAAAATTTTTCGCAAGTATTGATTTCGGTTACAAGAAACATATTAAGGCGGATTTGAGGGGAAATGTTGATATCAGAAGTTCAAAAGGAGATTTCTCTCTGGAAACAAAATGTTCCAATATAGATATGGCATATATGGGACAGTACTATGCTGGTGTCCCTGTTTATATTAAAAAAGGCACCGCAGACATTTCATCAATTGGAACATGTAAAGAAGGCAAACTTAATTTTTCTCAACATATATTAATCAAAAATCTATTTTTAAGTACAGAAAAAGACAAGGATTTAAATAGGCAGGTTTTTATTGGACTTGATTATAGAGATATCATTAATTATGTAAATGAGAAAAAGGGCAATATTGACCTGAGCTTCATTATAAAAGGAACATTAAAAGAACCTGAGTTAGACTTAAGCCCAATAATAGAGAATATACTTACTGAAATAATGGCATTAAAAATATCATCAGGTTTGCAAAAATGGATAAAATAAAAGATTATACGGACGAACGTCTTAATATGGTGGGCGTTCAACTGGCACATAGGGGAATCAAAGATAAGCGTGTTCTTGATGCTATGAGCAAGGTGCCAAGACACCTCTTTGTTCCTTCTGATAGTATCTCAGTTGCATATACTGATCAGCCGCTTTCTATAGGAGAATCTCAAACTATATCCCAGCCGTATATGGTTGCGTTAATGAGCGAATGTTTGAAGCTTAGTGGTGGAGAAAAAATTTTGGAATTAGGCACAGGCTCAGGGTATCAGGCAGCAATCCTGGCAGAATTAGGTTTTTCTGTTTATACAATGGAGAGAATTAGCACATTATCTATAGGTGCGCAGAGAATACTTAAACATCTAGGGTATGAAAACATAAAATTTAAGGTAGGAGATGGAACTCTTGGTTGGCATGAGAATGCTCCCTATGATGGAATAATGGTAACAGCTGGAGCTCCTAAAGTTTCGCAAGTTCTTATAGATCAATTATCAGAGGGTGGTAGAATAGTTATTCCTGTAGGTAATTCCTTTTCTCAAGAACTTTTTGTTGCTTCAAAAATCAATAAAAAAATAAAAACCCAAAATATCTGTGGATGTATGTTTGTCCCATTGATAGGTAAACATGGATGGAATAGTGAGAAGAAATATTATTAGAAGATTATATAACTGGGTATTGAGC from bacterium harbors:
- a CDS encoding protein-L-isoaspartate(D-aspartate) O-methyltransferase, yielding MDKIKDYTDERLNMVGVQLAHRGIKDKRVLDAMSKVPRHLFVPSDSISVAYTDQPLSIGESQTISQPYMVALMSECLKLSGGEKILELGTGSGYQAAILAELGFSVYTMERISTLSIGAQRILKHLGYENIKFKVGDGTLGWHENAPYDGIMVTAGAPKVSQVLIDQLSEGGRIVIPVGNSFSQELFVASKINKKIKTQNICGCMFVPLIGKHGWNSEKKYY